The following proteins come from a genomic window of Lolium rigidum isolate FL_2022 chromosome 5, APGP_CSIRO_Lrig_0.1, whole genome shotgun sequence:
- the LOC124652767 gene encoding vegetative cell wall protein gp1-like has product MSHFAPAMKSPVPVTAAATDAKSPLFCPKPRRPVAPLRCQQSDAGMDLLDLLLSKGEESSLSAASPQPPLFCGSPPRRASNPVVNDSRFGMDLPGSPMPWWPVMSPATPAPVTVRPTSRPAPVPVRPTARPAPSPMASPRSATGCARVFQPAVRVEGFDCLDGGRSGRGHGITAMV; this is encoded by the exons ATGAGCCACTTCGCCCCCGCCATGAAGAGCCCTGTCCCGGTCACCGCCGCTGCCACCGACGCGAAGAGCCCGCTCTTCTGCCCCAAACCTCGGCGCCCTGTCGCGCCTCTCCGGTGCCAGCAGAGCGACGCCGGCATGGATCTGCTCGACCTCCTCCTGTCAAAG GGCGAGGAGAGCAGTCTTTCGGCAGCGTCCCCGCAGCCACCGCTGTTCTGCGGCTCGCCGCCGCGACGGGCGTCGAACCCGGTGGTCAACGATAGCCGGTTCGGGATGGACCTCCCGGGCAGTCCCATGCCGTGGTGGCCGGTCATGTCACCGGCCACGCCTGCGCCAGTGACGGTCCGCCCAACCTCGCGCCCGGCACCGGTGCCGGTCCGCCCTACGGCACGCCCGGCGCCGTCGCCCATGGCGTCGCCGCGCTCCGCGACAGGGTGCGCTCGCGTTTTCCAGCCAGCCGTCCGCGTCGAGGGTTTTGACTGCCTCGACGGGGGCCGTAGCGGCCGCGGCCATGGCATCACCGCCATGGTCTAG
- the LOC124653338 gene encoding pyridoxal kinase-like, with protein MARPPILSVALPSDTGRVLSIQSHTVQGYVGNKSAVFPLQLLGFDVDPINSVQFSNHTGYPKFRGQVLNGDQLWDLIEGLQENDLLHYTHLLTGYIGSVSFLNTVLQVVEKLRSVNPDLIYVCDPVMGDEGKLYVPQELISVYQQKVVPVASMLTPNQFEVELLTGLRITSEQDGLKACNILHSAGPRKVIITSALIEDKLLLIGSYKKTKEQPPEQFKIEIPKIPAYFTGTGDLTTALLLGWSNKFPDNLEKAAELAVSSLQALLRRTVEDYKRAGFDPSTSSLEIRLIQSQDEIKNPQVTCNAVKYS; from the exons ATGGCGCGGCCGCCGATCCTCTCCGTCGCGCTGCCGTCCGACACGGGGCGCGTGCTCAGCATCCAGTCCCACACCGTCCAG GGATATGTTGGCAACAAATCGGCTGTCTTCCCCTTGCAACTTCTCGGTTTTGATGTGGACCCAATAAATTCTGTACAGTTCTCAAATCATACAG GGTACCCAAAATTTAGAGGACAGGTTCTCAATGGCGATCAGCTGTGGGATCTTATAGAAGGACTGCAGGAAAATGATCTATTGCACTATACACATTTGTTAACAG GTTATATTGGATCTGTCTCCTTTTTAAATACTGTGCTGCAAGTCGTCGAGAAATTACGATCTGTCAATCCTGATCTTATATATG TATGTGACCCGGTTATGGGCGACGAAGGCAAACTATATGTTCCTCAGGAGCTAATATCTGTTTATCAACAGAAG GTCGTCCCAGTTGCATCAATGCTTACACCAAACCAATTTGAAGTTGAACTACTCACGGGATTGAG AATTACCTCCGAACAAGATGGCTTGAAAGCTTGCAATATCCTCCACAGTGCTGGACCGCGGAAG GTGATAATAACTAGTGCGCTTATTGAAGACAAGCTGCTCCTCATTGGAAGTTACAAAAAAACAAAG GAACAACCACCGGAACAATTTAAGATTGAAATACCCAAGATACCTGCATATTTCACG GGCACGGGAGATTTGACAACAGCCCTGCTGCTAGGATGGAGCAAT AAATTCCCCGATAACCTCGAGAAGGCAGCAGAACTGGCAGTATCCAGCCTACAG GCACTCCTAAGAAGAACCGTGGAAGACTATAAAAGGGCAGGCTTTGACCCATCAACCAGCAGCCTAGAGATTCGGTTGATTCAGAGCCAGGATGAGATCAAAAACCCGCAGGTTACATGCAACGCCGTGAAGTATAGCTAA